AGGCGGAACTCGCCGACAGCGAGCCCTACCAGCGGGTCGAGGAGCGCCTGGCCGAACAGCGGGAGTCGCTCGGGATCGAGACCGAACGCCTGGAGGGGGTCGTCTCGGGAGAGACGCGGGACATCGTCGACACGAGCGATGCCGGGGCGCTCACCGAGTGACGTGAAGCCGTCCAGGCGGCGTCGTCCGGTCCCGTCGACTCCGGTACGCTTACGGCGTCCGCTCCGTAGCGGACTGGTAATGGAGGGGACCCTGTGGTACGTGCTCACCGGGACGCGCGGGGGGCGAAACCGGATCAGGATCCTCCAGGCGATCGACGAGCGGCCCCGCAACGCACACCAGCTGGCCGACGACCTCGATCTGGACTACAAGACCGTCAGGCACCACCTCGACGTGTTGCTGGACAACGACATCGTCGACAAGAGCGGCGACGACTACGGCGCCGTCTACCTGCCGACCGACCGGGTCCGGGCCAACTGGGGAACCGTCCAGGAGATCTTCGAACGGGTCGAGTGAGTATGGTCGAAATTAGGAACACGTATATTCGGCGGGGCGGACAAGGGAGGAACGGATGAGTCTCTGGCTGGACGCCGCGAGCGCGGCCGCGACCCTGAACGTCGTCCTCCTGGTCGCACTCGTCGGCATCTGGGCCCGCAACTACCTGGAGTTCCGGTCGAAGCACCCGCTGGGCCTGCTCGTCTTTGGCCTCCTGTTGCTGGCCGAGAACTGCCTGTCGGTCTACTACTACGTGATCGACCCGGAGGTGGCGAACCTGTTGCGCTCGGCGGCCCCCGTCGCCGGCCGCGCCATGACCTTCGTCCAGATCCTCGAACTCGCCGCCATCCTCTTTCTCGCCTGGGTCACCTGGGACTGAGCGGGGAACCGCGGGTTCGCGGGCCCACCGGGTCACTGACCGCGTCGTCGACCGCGATCCGACACGGAGTTCGAACGAATTTGGGTGACTCCCGGGCGTGGGTACGGTGTCACGTCGGAAAATCTTCACGTCGCTCGTTTCCTGGGCTTCTAGCGATGACACGCAAGACGCGACGCGACCTGCTCGCAGCGCTCGGTGCATCGGCCGCGGTCGGCCTCGCCGGCTGTGGATCGGACGGGGGATCCACCGACACCGAAGCCGACGACGACGAGGAGACCGACGCCATGGACGGCGGGATGGACACCGATACCGACGCCATGGGCGACGGCATGGGCACCGACACGGAGACCGACTCCGGGATGGGTGGTACCGCGAACGTCCGCGTGGCCCACTTCTCGCCCGACGCCCCGAACGTCGACGTGTACGTCAACGACAGCGAGACCCTCTCTGACGTGCCGTTCCGCGCGATCAGCGACTACCTGGAGCTGCCCGCCGGGACCCATACCGTCACGATCACCGCCGCGGGCGACGCCGACACCGTCGCCTTCGAGGGCGAGGTGACCGTCGAAGCCGACACCGACTACACCATCGCCGCGATCGGCGAACTCTCCAGCGAGGACAGCGAGTTCCGGCCGCTCGTCCTCGAAGACGACAACAGCGACGTCGGGTCGGACATGGCCCGGGTCCGCCTCGTCCACGCCTCGCCCGACGCACCGGCGGTCGACGTGACCGCCGCCGGCGGCGACACCGTCCTGTTCGACGGCGTCCCGTTCGGCGAGTCCGGGTACGTCGAGGTACCCGCGGGAACCTACACGCTGGGCGTCCGCGGCGATACCGACTCCAACGACGGCGATATCGTCGCCGAGTACTCCGTCGAACTCACCGGCGGCACCGTCTACACCGGTTTCGCCGGCGGCTACCTCACGCCCGGCGACGAGGACGCCGAGGGGCCGTTCGACCTGACGTTCGCCGTCGACTCGGGCGCGGGCGGCGGTGGCCTGGTCGAGACCGGGTCGGTCCGGGTCGCGCACATGTCCCCGGACGCCCCGAACGTGGACGTGTACGTCGACGACAGCCAGGCGCTCTCGGACGTGCCCTTCGGCGCCGTCAGCGACTACATGTCCGTGCCCAGCGGCGAGCGGACCGTCACGATCACCGCCGCGGGCGACGCCGACACCGTCGCTTTCGAGGGGCCGGTCACCGTCGGCACCGGCGACTACACGATCGTCGCCGCGGGCGAGCTGACGAGCGAGGACACCGAGTTCCAGCCGCTCGTCCTCGAAGACGACAACAGTGACCCCGGGGGAGACATGTCGCGGCTCCGCGTCGTCCACGGCTCGCCCGACGCGCCCGCGGTCGACGT
This DNA window, taken from Halosimplex litoreum, encodes the following:
- a CDS encoding ArsR/SmtB family transcription factor, encoding MEGTLWYVLTGTRGGRNRIRILQAIDERPRNAHQLADDLDLDYKTVRHHLDVLLDNDIVDKSGDDYGAVYLPTDRVRANWGTVQEIFERVE
- a CDS encoding DUF4397 domain-containing protein → MTRKTRRDLLAALGASAAVGLAGCGSDGGSTDTEADDDEETDAMDGGMDTDTDAMGDGMGTDTETDSGMGGTANVRVAHFSPDAPNVDVYVNDSETLSDVPFRAISDYLELPAGTHTVTITAAGDADTVAFEGEVTVEADTDYTIAAIGELSSEDSEFRPLVLEDDNSDVGSDMARVRLVHASPDAPAVDVTAAGGDTVLFDGVPFGESGYVEVPAGTYTLGVRGDTDSNDGDIVAEYSVELTGGTVYTGFAGGYLTPGDEDAEGPFDLTFAVDSGAGGGGLVETGSVRVAHMSPDAPNVDVYVDDSQALSDVPFGAVSDYMSVPSGERTVTITAAGDADTVAFEGPVTVGTGDYTIVAAGELTSEDTEFQPLVLEDDNSDPGGDMSRLRVVHGSPDAPAVDVTAAGGDVVLFDGVAFGESGYTTVEANDYTVQIRGDTDSNDGDIVADYDVSLNGGTVYTAFAQGYLTPDDEPVDESFDLNVVQDASY